The Paenibacillus spongiae nucleotide sequence CTTCACAAAATGTTTCTGAACAAACGGATATATGATGAGAACGGGTAAGGAAGCGACTACGATTAAAGAATATTTCAACAACTGGGTCAGGTATGCTTTCTGAGCCATCTGCTCCACATCGCCCATCATCGTGGGGTCGAATTCATTCTGGACCAGTAAGTTTTTCAATATAAGCTGCAGAGGGTATAGCCCTTGATCCCGCAAATAGATTAAGGCTCCGAAATAAGAATTCCAATGACCGACGGCATAAAACAAGGCCATGACCGCAATAATCGGCCCTGATAGCGGCACAACAATTTTCCATAGAAAACGCAAGTTGCGGCAGCCGTCGATTTGCGCAGCCTCCAGCAGCTCGTCGGAAATCGTCGTCCGGAAATAGGTGCGGGTGATGATTACATTAAATACGGCCAGCGCGCCAGGAATTATCATTGCCCACCGGGTATCAAGCATACCCAACTGCTTCACTAACAAATACGTCGGAATGAGTCCGCCGTTAAAGAGCATCGTAAAAACAAACAGAAACATAAAAAATTGACGGCCCATAAAATCTTTGCGGGAAAGCGGATAAGCGGCCATAATCGTTAAAATCACATTAATCGTTGTACCCACAACAGCATAGAATAAGGAATTGGCGTATCCCGACCAGACAAGACCGTAATTAAAAACGGTTTTGTAGCCCTCCAAGCTAAAATCAACAGGGAATAACCAAACCCTGCCGGAAATAATGGCTTGAGGCGAGCTGAAGGAT carries:
- a CDS encoding carbohydrate ABC transporter permease, whose amino-acid sequence is MEHAIKESRGDRLFTIINYSVLSLLLATVLFPLLHVLSASFSSPQAIISGRVWLFPVDFSLEGYKTVFNYGLVWSGYANSLFYAVVGTTINVILTIMAAYPLSRKDFMGRQFFMFLFVFTMLFNGGLIPTYLLVKQLGMLDTRWAMIIPGALAVFNVIITRTYFRTTISDELLEAAQIDGCRNLRFLWKIVVPLSGPIIAVMALFYAVGHWNSYFGALIYLRDQGLYPLQLILKNLLVQNEFDPTMMGDVEQMAQKAYLTQLLKYSLIVVASLPVLIIYPFVQKHFVKGVMIGSLKE